One genomic window of Camelina sativa cultivar DH55 chromosome 5, Cs, whole genome shotgun sequence includes the following:
- the LOC104788696 gene encoding thylakoid lumenal 19 kDa protein, chloroplastic-like: MATKIFSASPVISASATRKPLLPKAIASRLGTSLAAALAATSVLTMVPALPAAGEGNQTYKLYYGTAASAANYGGYGGNSDRKASAEYVYDVPEGWKERLVSKVEKGTNGTDSEFYNPKKRTEKEYLTYLAGFRQLAPRDVILNNLALSDVDLQDLIAGADKVVSEERKDETGQVYYLYEIDGVGKHSLITVTCAKNKLYAHFVNAPSPEWNRDHDTLTHLRDSFKTVSSS; the protein is encoded by the coding sequence ATGGCCACGAAAATCTTCTCGGCATCTCCGGTTATCTCCGCCTCCGCCACCAGAAAGCCGCTCCTCCCGAAGGCGATAGCATCGCGTCTTGGCACCTCCCTGGCCGCCGCATTGGCCGCAACTTCCGTGCTGACGATGGTTCCTGCGCTGCCGGCGGCGGGCGAGGGGAACCAAACGTACAAATTATACTACGGAACGGCAGCGAGCGCGGCGAACTATGGGGGGTACGGGGGGAATTCGGACAGGAAGGCATCTGCGGAGTACGTGTACGATGTGCCGGAAGGGTGGAAGGAGAGGCTGGTGTCCAAGGTTGAGAAAGGGACAAACGGAACAGACAGCGAATTCTACAACCCGAAGAAGAGGACAGAGAAGGAGTACCTGACATACCTGGCGGGGTTCAGACAGCTGGCGCCGAGGGATGTGATTCTCAACAACCTTGCCTTGTCGGACGTGGACTTGCAGGATCTAATAGCCGGTGCCGACAAAGTGGTGTCGGAAGAGAGGAAAGACGAGACAGGGCAGGTCTACTATCTGTACGAGATCGATGGAGTTGGAAAGCACAGCCTGATCACAGTCACTTGCGCTAAGAACAAGCTCTACGCTCATTTCGTCAACGCCCCTTCACCCGAGTGGAACCGCGACCACGATACGTTAACCCACCTTCGCGACTCCTTCAAGAccgtctcttcttcttga